ACCCGCACCGCCCGCGCCGGGATGCACGAGCCGGACGCCCAGACCGCCTCCATCCCCGCCCCCAACTACCTGCCCGAGGGGGCGGCCCAGTGAGCCTCGACCTGCCCACGGTCTGGTTCGCCCTGACCGGCCTGATCTTCACCATCTACTTCTTCCTCGACGGCTTCGATTTCGGCGTGGGCATCCTGCAGCCCTTCCTGGCGCGCACCGAGGAGCAGCGCCGCGCCCTGATCGGCACGGTCGGCCCCTTCTGGGCCGCCAACGAGGTCTGGGTGATCCTGGCGGCCACTGTGATCTTCGCGGCCTTCCCGCGGTGGTACGGAGCGCTGCTGACCGGCATGTACCCGCTGTTCGCGCTGATCCTGCTGGCCCTGATCGGGCGCGGGCTGGCCTTCGAGTACCGCGCCGAGGTCGATCACGTGCGCTGGCGGGTCTTCTGGGACGTGACCTCGTTCATCACCAACCTGCTGCCGGCCTTCATCTGGGGCCTGATCATGGCGAACATGGTGCGCGGGCTGCCGCTGGGCGAGGGCGCGCGCTTCAGCGGCTCACCGCTGGAGGTGTTCAACGCCTTTGGGCTGCTGGGCGGGCTGGCGACCCTCAGCCTCTTCGTGCTGCACGGCGCCACCTACCTGCTGCTGCGTCTGCACACCGGCAGCGTGCTGCACGCCCGCGCCCGCCGCGCCGCGCTGACCTGGGGGGCGCTGGCGACCGTGTTCGTGCTGGCCTTCGTGTACGTGGGCTTCGTGCAGCAGGGGCTGTTCAACGCGCTGGGCTACTCCGAGTGGCTGTTTCCGGCGGCGGCGGCCGCCAACCTGGGGCTGGTCTGGCTGGCCCTGACCCAGCGGCGCGACGGGCTGGCCTTCGCGGCCACCGGCCTGACCATCGTGTTCTCCACGGCCACCATCTTCATCAGCCTGTTTCCCAACGTGCTGCCCAGCACCCTGAACCGGGCCTTCACCTTGACCGTACAGGGCAGCGCCAGCGAGCCGTACACGCTGTACCTGCTGACCTGGGTGGGCGTGATCTTCCTGCCGCTGATCATCGGCTATCAGGCCTGGAACTACTACGTGTTCCGCCAGCGCGTGCAGGAACGCGACCGCGAGATTCCGGGCGGCGGCTCGGGCGACTGAAAGCAATTCCGGTTGATTCCGTTCTGTTTTCGGAGTCCATCCGACTGAAGGGCGAAGGAACAAGGACGGAGCCAAACAGGACAGCGGAACCCCCGGTGCTCTTACGAGTGTTCCGGAATGGAGTGGAATCCGTAGGGTTCAATCGGCCGAAACCGAACCACCGTGCCCGGACGAGCGGAACCCAGTGTGGATCGGATGGCCGTGGGTTCAGTTCGGTCGCTTCGGTGACGGCCGTGGCGTCCAGTGCGGCTGAGACAGCAGGTAGCACAGCGCCTCGGCCACCCGGGCGAGCAGTTCGGTGTCGCCGGAGCTGAGGTCGGCGCCCTCGGATGCGCGGGCCACGCACAGCCAGCCCAGGGGCTGTGCGGCCGGGTCGTGAACAGTGTGGATCAGCACAGGCCGGCGGCTGTCCGGCTCGTGGGCGGGGTACGCTCCACCTGAACGGGCCGTACCCTGGCCCGTCACACGGTCGAGTTCGGCCTGCACGGCACTGAGCACGGCGGTGGGCCATCCGGCGACCGGGCCGGTTCCGGGCAGAAGGGAGCGCTGTGGGTTCACGTCGTGGGGCAGCAGGCAGACGTAGGGGGTCGGCAGCCGGGCCGCCAGGAACTCCTGCACCAGCCGCGCCAGCAGCGGCCAGCTGTGCACACGGCTGAGCTTCTGCATCAACGACAAGACCTGCCGGCCGCGCAGCAGTTCCGTTTCCCAGTGGCTGAGGTCGAAGGGGGGCCTGTGACGCTGATCCACCTGCGGCCGGCCATGCAGAATCCGCCGGGGGCAGGGCAGGTCGCTGCCGATGTGCTGAACCGAATGCACTTCCCCACTCTTGAGCTGATCGGCCAGCGTCAGGGTGCCCTGCGCCAGCGTGTCGCCCACGTCGCGCTGGATGAAGGTCAGGAAGTGCCGGAAGTGCGTGATCGCCTGATCGGCGCGGCCCAGCGTGCCCAGGCAGCCCATCAGGTTGCGGTGGTACTGCTCGCCGACCAGCGGGTCGGCCCGCAGCGCCCCGGCCAGGTTCTGGACAGCCGCCTGACACTCGACGGCGTCGCAGTGGCGGGATGCCAGCTCCAGCCGGGCGCGGACATAGACGGTTCGCAGGGTGTTCCGCATGTCGTCGGCCCAGGGCGCGGTCTGATCCGGCAGATATTCGCCCTCGTACAGACTGAGCGCCTGGTAGGTGTACGACAGCTGCCGCTCACGGTCGTCGGCGCCCCGGGCCTGGGTCAGCAGCCGCTGGAACCGGGTGTGATCGGCGTACTCGTGGTAGCGCGGGGCCAGTACCTGCCGGCCGTCCTGCTCCAGGATGGCGTCCGGATCGCCCAGCGCCTGCCGCAGCCGGTAGCGCGTGACCTTGAGGTTGTTGCTGCCGTCCCGGGTCTCGGATTCCCCCCACAGCAGGTCGATCAGGTCGGATCGGGTGTGGCCGCGTGGATCGCTGAGCAGCAGGAAGAACAGGTCACGCGCCGCCTGAGACGGCCATGATACCGCCCGGCCTGCCAGGACGACCTGCTGGTGCCCCAGTGTCCTCACGGCGATCGAGAGGGCGGGAGATGGTGCCGCAGTCGCTGTCGTCATCGTGAGTGTTCCCCCCGGAGACCTCGGTAGACCAGAGTGCGAATCAGTGGACAGAGAAACAGCGCCGCCAGAAGCTGGAATGTGCAGTGGCCGGAGCAGCTCAGGCGCCTGGGGGGGGCAGGCGGATGGCCGGAAGCCAGTTCTGGAGCAGACTCACCAGAAGACCTTTTCCATACGACGCCGGTTCCGTCCATTGTTCACTGCCGGCCGTCCCCCCACATGGAGGGAGCACCCCCCCGGCTTATGAGAGTCTTCATGATGCCAGCTTTCGGTCTGCATAAAATCCTTTCCTATAACTGTGGTGAAGTGCCGGGTGGAGGGCAACCCTGTTCACGGCCACCTGCACGCCGTTTTCCCGAACTGCCCAGCCTGTCGGCTTCCTCAACTGGTCAGGTCAGCCCCGTGTCATGAGAATTGTGTCCGAATGACTCATTCGCTGGACATAGGTCGTCTCCAGGCCGGATCGGCGCCCGCCCCCCGGCGAAGCTCCGACGGCGCTGCCGTGTCAGCAGCCATCTTTCTGCGGGCCGCAATCGATTTCAGAGGGGTGATGCGACGACATTCAACGGTTCGAAGCAATGGACGTCCCTCCTGCAAATGAGACAGATAGAGACTTATTAAAGCAGTCTTCATGAGATTTAGCAATCAACTGAGAAGCCGGTGAGTTCTGGCTACAGGTCAGATGAGGGGTCAGCGGCGGAGGGGCGGTTCTGTCTGCCGTCCACTGCAGCCTTTCTTGTCGTGGGTGAAAGGGACGCTGTGGAAAATCGCACATTTCCAGATCGATTTGGGGACGGGCGACCTCCTTGTTCTGTCACCTGAAAGTGCCGCCCGGGGTAGACCATGTGTCCGAGGCGCCCCGCCTCATCCCCCTCCTTCCCTCACAATCCGTTGTCCCACCTACCCCCCGGTACGCGTCTACCTGCTGGTGTCGTCCTCGACTGACGAGGCCCAGTGGTGAGAAGCCTGGAGGTCGACGTCCTATGACCGATATCCCCGTGACCCTTCCTGTGAGTGCCCGGCTCAAGCCCGCCCAGACCGTCTGCCTGATCGGCCCGTCCGGGCCTGCCGTGACCTCGCTCCGGAGCATCCTGTCGGATCTCGATTGCGCCGTCATCCATGTGGCTTCGCCCTCCGAGCTGAGTGACACGACCGCATTGGGCGGGCTCGCAGTGGGCGGGCTCGCCGCGACCGGCGCCGATCTCACCCTCATCGAGTACCGACCCCGCGAGGTGCCGCTGACGCAGTTCACGGCCCTGCTGTGGAGCCTGCAGCTCGCGCCGCTGATCGTCGTGGGGCCGGAGCTTCCCGAACTGGAAACCGCCTGGCTGCTGGCCCAGGGGGGAGCGTGCG
Above is a genomic segment from Deinococcus koreensis containing:
- the cydB gene encoding cytochrome d ubiquinol oxidase subunit II → MSLDLPTVWFALTGLIFTIYFFLDGFDFGVGILQPFLARTEEQRRALIGTVGPFWAANEVWVILAATVIFAAFPRWYGALLTGMYPLFALILLALIGRGLAFEYRAEVDHVRWRVFWDVTSFITNLLPAFIWGLIMANMVRGLPLGEGARFSGSPLEVFNAFGLLGGLATLSLFVLHGATYLLLRLHTGSVLHARARRAALTWGALATVFVLAFVYVGFVQQGLFNALGYSEWLFPAAAAANLGLVWLALTQRRDGLAFAATGLTIVFSTATIFISLFPNVLPSTLNRAFTLTVQGSASEPYTLYLLTWVGVIFLPLIIGYQAWNYYVFRQRVQERDREIPGGGSGD
- a CDS encoding AfsR/SARP family transcriptional regulator, with the translated sequence MTTATAAPSPALSIAVRTLGHQQVVLAGRAVSWPSQAARDLFFLLLSDPRGHTRSDLIDLLWGESETRDGSNNLKVTRYRLRQALGDPDAILEQDGRQVLAPRYHEYADHTRFQRLLTQARGADDRERQLSYTYQALSLYEGEYLPDQTAPWADDMRNTLRTVYVRARLELASRHCDAVECQAAVQNLAGALRADPLVGEQYHRNLMGCLGTLGRADQAITHFRHFLTFIQRDVGDTLAQGTLTLADQLKSGEVHSVQHIGSDLPCPRRILHGRPQVDQRHRPPFDLSHWETELLRGRQVLSLMQKLSRVHSWPLLARLVQEFLAARLPTPYVCLLPHDVNPQRSLLPGTGPVAGWPTAVLSAVQAELDRVTGQGTARSGGAYPAHEPDSRRPVLIHTVHDPAAQPLGWLCVARASEGADLSSGDTELLARVAEALCYLLSQPHWTPRPSPKRPN